One window of the Eucalyptus grandis isolate ANBG69807.140 chromosome 8, ASM1654582v1, whole genome shotgun sequence genome contains the following:
- the LOC104457244 gene encoding cytochrome P450 CYP82D47, whose protein sequence is MAILIELLIILISTWALLMAISLYRSHKSKDHRDVPEAKGGWPIFGHLPLFGSKDLMHKKLGSMAEKYGPIFAIRLGSHRAIVVSSWEVAKECLTVHEKAFADRAVITATRLMGYNGAMFGLGPYGEYWREMRKIAMTELLSNHRLDSLKHIRVFEVETAIKDLFKAWIEKGKPRSGILVEMKSWLADLMLNISVKMVGGKRYSGSNADCDEAEANKCKRSIRRFSDLFGVLVLSDAIPALGWLDSGGYRRSMDETAKELDVLARGWLEEHRRKRLSCPKDDGEQDFMDLMISALKGRNFPDFDADTVIKATCLNMIIAGTDTLTVAITWALSLLMNSRRALKKAQQELDTHVGKSRPVEESDVKNLTYLQAIVKEALRLYPPARVNGLRRSMEECTFSSGFRIPAGTRLLLNVWKIQRDERVWSNPDEFRPERFLTTHENVDLRGQNFELIPFGAGGGPAPEPLALHMLHLVLARLLQSFEISTVSDEAVDMTESPGLTNMKATPLEVMLIPRLDQKAYERDEQENL, encoded by the exons ATGGCAATTCTGATTGAGTTGCTGATAATTCTGATCTCAACCTGGGCACTGCTGATGGCCATCTCTCTCTACCGATCACACAAGTCCAAAGACCATCGCGATGTGCCCGAAGCCAAAGGTGGTTGGCCTATTTTCGGTCACCTTCCTCTGTTCGGCAGTAAGGACCTGATGCACAAAAAATTGGGTTCCATGGCCGAAAAGTACGGACCAATTTTTGCCATAAGATTAGGCTCTCATCGAGCGATCGTTGTGAGCAGTTGGGAAGTAGCTAAGGAGTGTCTCACTGTCCACGAGAAGGCCTTTGCCGATCGGGCAGTGATCACTGCCACGAGGCTCATGGGCTACAACGGTGCCATGTTCGGCCTTGGTCCTTATGGAGAATACTGGCGAGAGATGCGCAAGATTGCGATGACTGAGCTTCTCTCGAACCACCGGCTTGACTCACTGAAGCATATACGAGTTTTTGAGGTTGAGACAGCAATTAAAGACTTGTTTAAGGCCTGGATCGAAAAGGGTAAGCCCAGAAGTGGGATCCTAGTGGAAATGAAGTCTTGGCTAGCCGACTTGATGCTCAACATATCAGTGAAAATGGTAGGAGGGAAGAGATACAGTGGTTCAAACGCGGACTGTGACGAGGCTGAGGCAAATAAGTGCAAAAGGTCGATCAGGAGGTTTTCTGATCTGTTCGGGGTCCTCGTGTTGTCAGATGCGATCCCAGCTCTTGGCTGGTTGGACTCAGGTGGCTATAGACGATCGATGGACGAGACAGCAAAAGAGTTGGATGTTTTGGCTCGGGGGTGGCTAGAGGAGCATAGAAGGAAGAGATTGTCCTGCCCCAAAGACGATGGAGAGCAAgatttcatggatttgatgatcAGCGCCCTCAAAGGTCGGAATTTTCCAGATTTTGACGCAGATACAGTTATTAAGGCGACCTGTTTG AACATGATAATAGCGGGGACCGATACTTTGACGGTGGCTATCACCTGGGCGCTATCGCTGTTAATGAACAGCCGTCGTGCATTGAAGAAGGCGCAACAAGAGCTGGACACCCATGTTGGCAAGAGTAGGCCCGTGGAAGAGTCCGATGTGAAAAACTTGACCTACCTCCAAGCCATCGTCAAGGAAGCACTGCGTTTATATCCACCGGCACGGGTGAACGGCCTTAGAAGGTCCATGGAAGAGTGCACCTTCTCGTCTGGCTTTCGCATTCCTGCAG GTACACGTTTGCTGTTGAACGTCTGGAAAATACAGAGGGACGAGCGCGTATGGTCCAATCCGGATGAGTTTCGGCCCGAGAGGTTCCTCACGACACATGAGAATGTGGACTTGAGAGGTCAGAACTTCGAGCTCATTCCCTTCGGCGCGGGAGGAGGTCCTGCGCCGGAACCTCTGGCCCTTCACATGTTGCACTTGGTGCTGGCTAGATTGCTGCAAAGTTTTGAAATAAGCACGGTCTCGGATGAAGCCGTGGACATGACGGAGAGCCCTGGCTTGACGAATATGAAGGCAACCCCGCTTGAAGTCATGCTTATTCCACGCCTCGATCAGAAGGCTTATGAAAGGGACGAG